DNA from Geobacter sulfurreducens PCA:
TCAAGGGACAGGGAGACCGCTTCCTCTCCTCGGAGCTCTTCTGGAACTCCGACGTGGGTCGGCTGTGCAGTCTCTCCTTCGACGAGGTGACCGCCGACACCTTCGGCGCCCTTGTGGACGCCACTGCCTCACTGCGGGCGCGGGTGGAGGTCGCCGGCGCCAGGGTCTCCTACGCAGCCTACGGCTACCATGGCTGCGAGGTACTCATCGGCGGCGAATACCGGTGGCAATCCTACACTCCCTATCTGCAGGGATGGGCCAAGATCCGCCTTGAGGAATGGGCCTGCCGGGTTTGGCAGCAGGGTGTGAAGGCTACGGTCTACAATTCGCCGGAGATCCAGACGAATTCCAGCGCTCTGTTCCTTGGGGTTGAACTTTCTCTGTACCCGTTGCTGGCTGCCCTTGCGCGAGAGGGTGGCTCCTCGGCGGCAGCCGGCATCCGCGCCGCCTGCCAGGCGCTGCTCAGGGAAGGGGAAACCATGGATGCCGTGTTGGCCCAGGCCGATGCCTACCTTGCTTCTCCGGTTCTGGCATCCTTCGGCAAACTGGAAGAGTGGCCCCGCCATAACACGCCGGATCAGGCCGCCCTGATGCTCACCGCGTCGGACGCGCTCATGACCATGAACGCCGATCCCAAGAACATCGTTTGCGCAGAGCTTTCCAAGGCGGTTTTCCAGGCAGTGGGCCAACTCATGTTCGATCACTCCTGGGTGCCCCAGGCACCGGTCCTCTGGCTCAATCACGACGTGAT
Protein-coding regions in this window:
- a CDS encoding enoyl ACP reductase FabMG family protein, translating into MTTYTPLRDVPAAAGYGPGDVFVLFGELFGRGYANGIVDEARKAGMTIIGATVGRRDNNGPLRPLTAEELAEAEANLGGKIINVPLEAGFDLEPAGDGLTPVDRLKGVKPETVATTALDMAAIEESRQKGLARFRGNLADFARELDGLVPSGANLLIVHTMAGGIPRARTLMPLLNRVFKGQGDRFLSSELFWNSDVGRLCSLSFDEVTADTFGALVDATASLRARVEVAGARVSYAAYGYHGCEVLIGGEYRWQSYTPYLQGWAKIRLEEWACRVWQQGVKATVYNSPEIQTNSSALFLGVELSLYPLLAALAREGGSSAAAGIRAACQALLREGETMDAVLAQADAYLASPVLASFGKLEEWPRHNTPDQAALMLTASDALMTMNADPKNIVCAELSKAVFQAVGQLMFDHSWVPQAPVLWLNHDVIARRLAV